The following proteins are co-located in the Vigna angularis cultivar LongXiaoDou No.4 chromosome 2, ASM1680809v1, whole genome shotgun sequence genome:
- the LOC108327873 gene encoding uncharacterized protein LOC108327873 isoform X1, with protein MAISLNSIVSFSSTKLETKYHDASRYSVGASLPKVTRFTPFSVVSRSRKLVKERRFGHCLPVADSDQLAADNNITEEFDNAENSPTSDQLSSLNPPDENFQLQAKVDAESVSKTLDSSNGSINQEQGSSSAAASSKSQSATKGASLTARERLKAARAGNRYPQSKASKADMSSRVLEASKQSDKGKRKSGLPEAPTNLFDDSKRGLSTGFTFQFPGGSDLFLIVFSFVLISSIMFATTFIVWKVGAIHFNEY; from the exons ATGGCCATATCTTTAAACTCCATAGTCAGCTTCAGCTCAACG AAGTTGGAAACCAAGTATCATGATGCATCAAGATATTCTGTTGGAGCTTCTTTACCTAAGGTCACTCGATTTACACCCTTCTCGGTAGTATCTAGATCGAGAAAGCTTGtcaaagaaagaagatttgGCCACTGTCTTCCAGTTGCAGACAGTGATCAGCTTGCAGCAGACAACAATATTACTGAGGAATTTGACAATGCTGAAAATTCACCAACCAGTGATCAATTATCATCCCTGAATCCCCCAGATGAAAATTTCCAGCTGCAAGCTAAAGTTGATGCTGAGTCAGTATCTAAAACATTAGATTCTTCCAATGGTTCGATTAACCAAGAGCAAGGATCATCATCGGCAGCAGCATCTTCTAAGTCACAATCTGCAACGAAAGGAGCTTCCCTTACAGCAAGAGAGCGGTTAAAGGCGGCTCGAGCCGGCAACCGATACCCCCAATCGAAAGCATCTAAAGCAGACATGAGCAGCAGAGTGTTAGAAGCTTCAAAGCAAAGTGACAAAGGGAAGAGAAAATCTGGACTTCCAGAGGCTCCAACTAATCTGTTTGATGATAGCAAACGAGGCTTGTCAACAGGCTTCACTTTTCAGTTTCCTGGGGGTTCTGATCTCTTTCTCATTGTATTCTCTTTTGTTTTAATCAGCTCAATCATGTTTGCAACAACTTTCATTGTGTGGAAAGTTGGTGCAATCCATTTCAATGAGTACTGA
- the LOC108327873 gene encoding uncharacterized protein LOC108327873 isoform X2, whose amino-acid sequence MAISLNSIVSFSSTLETKYHDASRYSVGASLPKVTRFTPFSVVSRSRKLVKERRFGHCLPVADSDQLAADNNITEEFDNAENSPTSDQLSSLNPPDENFQLQAKVDAESVSKTLDSSNGSINQEQGSSSAAASSKSQSATKGASLTARERLKAARAGNRYPQSKASKADMSSRVLEASKQSDKGKRKSGLPEAPTNLFDDSKRGLSTGFTFQFPGGSDLFLIVFSFVLISSIMFATTFIVWKVGAIHFNEY is encoded by the exons ATGGCCATATCTTTAAACTCCATAGTCAGCTTCAGCTCAACG TTGGAAACCAAGTATCATGATGCATCAAGATATTCTGTTGGAGCTTCTTTACCTAAGGTCACTCGATTTACACCCTTCTCGGTAGTATCTAGATCGAGAAAGCTTGtcaaagaaagaagatttgGCCACTGTCTTCCAGTTGCAGACAGTGATCAGCTTGCAGCAGACAACAATATTACTGAGGAATTTGACAATGCTGAAAATTCACCAACCAGTGATCAATTATCATCCCTGAATCCCCCAGATGAAAATTTCCAGCTGCAAGCTAAAGTTGATGCTGAGTCAGTATCTAAAACATTAGATTCTTCCAATGGTTCGATTAACCAAGAGCAAGGATCATCATCGGCAGCAGCATCTTCTAAGTCACAATCTGCAACGAAAGGAGCTTCCCTTACAGCAAGAGAGCGGTTAAAGGCGGCTCGAGCCGGCAACCGATACCCCCAATCGAAAGCATCTAAAGCAGACATGAGCAGCAGAGTGTTAGAAGCTTCAAAGCAAAGTGACAAAGGGAAGAGAAAATCTGGACTTCCAGAGGCTCCAACTAATCTGTTTGATGATAGCAAACGAGGCTTGTCAACAGGCTTCACTTTTCAGTTTCCTGGGGGTTCTGATCTCTTTCTCATTGTATTCTCTTTTGTTTTAATCAGCTCAATCATGTTTGCAACAACTTTCATTGTGTGGAAAGTTGGTGCAATCCATTTCAATGAGTACTGA